From Gimesia panareensis, the proteins below share one genomic window:
- a CDS encoding c-type cytochrome, with the protein MESQLNSNSEAFMITPSKASLIRTVIILLVLINPRFFLQAATPEISLQIERLENTWLQEVAEGDYRILVEGEPLKRISGAELPALRDLEIKLQNQKNQDPQAARKLNALLIAMGRIADEPTLIYLHELFESYPERRNDIAEAISWYSQENQRRDADWRILVRSLNIVEGKQAQAVMQALTRFHRRSNKAQWIRQVILVGLQQDAQGQEIAVKLLEHWTGQKQVQPQAEDSSPLVAWQKWFAEKYPDELPAVLPVEPADTRWKYRDLLAELQKRSAEPVNLKLGAQAFVKATCVKCHLFGKTGEKIGPDLTHVSRRFQQKEILQATVFPSHFVSEEYPTFTIVTSAGKTFTGMMGAAGPDEIMLLTSEGKRQLLKKKDVEEIIPVKKSSMPEGLLNLLTKEEAIQLIRYLSKLPEGASERYRHTSR; encoded by the coding sequence ATGGAAAGCCAACTTAATTCAAATTCGGAAGCATTCATGATCACCCCCAGTAAAGCATCCTTGATTCGCACGGTGATTATCCTCCTGGTATTGATCAATCCCCGCTTTTTTCTTCAAGCAGCAACTCCAGAGATCTCATTACAAATTGAGAGGCTGGAGAATACCTGGCTGCAGGAAGTTGCGGAGGGGGACTATCGAATTCTGGTCGAGGGAGAGCCTCTGAAACGTATCTCGGGAGCGGAATTGCCTGCCCTGCGGGATCTGGAGATTAAGTTACAGAATCAGAAGAATCAGGACCCTCAGGCAGCTCGGAAACTGAATGCACTGTTAATTGCTATGGGACGTATTGCAGATGAACCGACACTGATCTATTTGCATGAGCTCTTCGAATCCTATCCAGAACGTCGAAATGATATTGCAGAGGCGATCAGCTGGTACTCTCAGGAAAATCAGCGTCGGGATGCCGACTGGAGAATCCTGGTTCGTTCCTTGAATATTGTCGAGGGAAAACAGGCCCAGGCAGTCATGCAGGCACTGACACGGTTCCACCGTCGTTCCAATAAAGCCCAATGGATTCGGCAGGTGATCCTGGTGGGGCTGCAGCAGGATGCACAGGGGCAGGAGATCGCGGTAAAACTCCTGGAGCACTGGACAGGGCAAAAACAGGTTCAGCCACAAGCAGAAGATTCTTCGCCGCTCGTGGCCTGGCAAAAATGGTTTGCTGAAAAATATCCGGATGAACTCCCCGCAGTGCTGCCAGTTGAACCGGCGGACACGCGCTGGAAATATCGGGACCTGCTTGCTGAACTGCAGAAACGATCCGCAGAACCGGTCAACCTGAAGCTGGGAGCCCAGGCGTTCGTTAAAGCGACCTGTGTGAAATGCCATCTGTTCGGGAAAACAGGTGAGAAAATCGGACCGGATCTGACGCATGTCAGCAGACGGTTTCAACAGAAAGAAATCCTGCAGGCAACAGTCTTTCCTTCCCATTTCGTTTCTGAAGAATATCCAACCTTTACGATTGTTACCTCTGCTGGAAAAACCTTTACGGGCATGATGGGAGCGGCGGGGCCAGATGAGATTATGCTGCTGACCAGTGAAGGAAAACGGCAACTTCTGAAAAAAAAGGACGTGGAAGAAATTATTCCGGTCAAGAAATCATCCATGCCGGAAGGACTGTTGAACCTGCTTACCAAAGAAGAAGCCATCCAGTTGATCCGGTATCTATCCAAGCTGCCTGAAGGAGCATCTGAACGCTATCGGCATACAAGCCGTTAA
- a CDS encoding ArnT family glycosyltransferase, translating to MNSKNFSSLEPAPASDPASPSSSRWIPWIHLLFVVGLLWFLIPYEWSRVNSENLQLPWLSRFFLHVNVDTTPYFILLLFSPLCWWLPLPYHSRFFAQVLHPRLSQQWVRQKQTAGQWDIFAISISLLLALSSFGISFWTASHIVDSERQLTLGDLPPAYHDEHSYLFQAETFLDGRTSFPSHPDAPELFNQVHVLNEGKMASRYFPGTGLWLAPFLAWGHPYWGYWLAGAITTFFFFWSGRELGGNGVGLLAGLIIALSPGMAIFSNLLLAHHPTLVGLSLFLWAFLRMQRTHSFRDAFVAGIGLTFAMLCRPMTAAGFALPFGIWLAVQIVRWLSLRLKKSESATTARQVWLPVAGLAIPLAAGLFGLFLYNQSITGSGWKMPYQLYTDLYTPRHVYGFNNVIRGEQKLGPKVLENYDKWAENLTPALAVQNVQNRFLASLQWTLGIIPLGLAGLIFLLTEWKRWSRWWLVFASIISLHVVHIPYWYDGIMHWHYVFETGPLWALIFARATQTLFRLWQQIDRPLMSVLWLTMILAALLTNLTILPPLWGVSKLETVVNNVAFSRIKHYQFQQMLEHHPQINHPALLLIAHDPHDRHIDYVINPPDLDQQEMLTGRYLPDLYPPARLQQIFPKRTLYLFDAEQNRLSRWNGTFWVPI from the coding sequence ATGAACTCGAAAAACTTTTCTTCCCTTGAGCCTGCTCCCGCTTCAGATCCAGCATCCCCCTCTTCTTCGCGCTGGATCCCCTGGATCCATCTACTGTTTGTGGTGGGATTGTTGTGGTTTCTGATTCCTTATGAATGGAGCCGCGTCAATTCTGAAAATCTGCAGCTCCCCTGGCTGTCCCGTTTCTTTCTGCATGTGAACGTCGACACCACACCTTATTTCATTCTGCTCCTGTTCAGTCCACTCTGCTGGTGGCTGCCTCTCCCCTATCATTCCCGTTTCTTCGCGCAGGTGCTGCATCCCCGACTGTCTCAACAATGGGTTCGTCAGAAACAGACAGCGGGTCAATGGGACATCTTTGCCATTTCAATCAGTCTGCTGCTGGCATTGAGCTCGTTTGGCATCAGCTTCTGGACTGCAAGTCACATCGTTGATTCCGAACGCCAGCTCACGCTCGGTGATCTCCCTCCGGCCTATCACGATGAACACAGCTATCTCTTTCAGGCGGAAACCTTCCTGGATGGCAGGACCTCATTCCCCAGTCATCCCGACGCCCCGGAACTGTTCAACCAGGTCCATGTCCTCAACGAAGGCAAAATGGCCAGTCGCTATTTTCCGGGTACCGGTCTCTGGCTGGCCCCCTTCCTCGCCTGGGGACATCCCTACTGGGGATACTGGCTGGCGGGTGCCATTACCACGTTTTTTTTCTTCTGGTCCGGACGGGAACTGGGAGGAAACGGAGTGGGATTACTGGCCGGACTGATCATCGCGTTATCACCCGGGATGGCTATTTTCAGTAATCTGCTGCTGGCCCATCATCCCACTCTGGTCGGGCTGTCACTCTTTCTCTGGGCATTCCTGCGAATGCAACGGACACATTCTTTTCGCGATGCGTTTGTAGCGGGAATCGGTCTCACCTTTGCGATGCTCTGTCGTCCCATGACGGCAGCCGGCTTTGCTCTGCCGTTCGGGATCTGGCTGGCAGTGCAAATCGTCCGCTGGTTATCGCTGCGTCTGAAGAAATCAGAGTCAGCTACCACAGCGCGGCAGGTCTGGTTGCCGGTAGCAGGGCTGGCGATTCCCCTGGCTGCTGGCCTGTTCGGCCTGTTTCTATACAACCAGTCCATTACCGGCAGTGGCTGGAAGATGCCTTATCAACTCTATACCGATCTTTATACTCCACGGCATGTGTATGGGTTTAATAATGTGATACGGGGAGAGCAGAAGCTCGGTCCCAAGGTACTGGAGAATTATGACAAGTGGGCCGAAAACCTGACACCGGCTCTGGCAGTCCAGAATGTGCAAAACCGATTCCTGGCCAGCCTGCAATGGACGCTGGGGATTATTCCTCTGGGACTGGCGGGACTGATCTTTCTCCTGACCGAATGGAAACGCTGGTCCCGCTGGTGGCTTGTGTTTGCCTCCATCATCTCGCTGCACGTCGTCCATATTCCTTACTGGTATGATGGGATCATGCACTGGCACTACGTCTTTGAGACCGGTCCCCTCTGGGCGCTGATCTTTGCCCGCGCCACACAGACGCTGTTCCGTCTCTGGCAGCAGATCGACCGACCACTCATGAGTGTACTCTGGCTGACCATGATTCTGGCCGCTCTGCTGACGAACCTCACAATCCTGCCGCCACTCTGGGGTGTCTCCAAGCTGGAAACAGTCGTGAACAATGTCGCCTTTTCCCGGATCAAACATTATCAGTTCCAGCAGATGCTGGAGCATCATCCCCAGATCAACCACCCTGCCCTGCTGCTCATCGCTCACGATCCTCACGATCGGCATATCGACTATGTCATCAACCCACCAGATCTGGACCAGCAGGAGATGCTGACCGGACGGTACCTGCCCGATCTCTATCCCCCCGCTCGGTTGCAGCAAATATTCCCCAAACGGACTCTATACCTGTTCGATGCAGAACAGAATCGGCTCAGCAGATGGAATGGAACGTTCTGGGTACCGATCTGA
- the cls gene encoding cardiolipin synthase, whose amino-acid sequence MDWITAAVTISGYLITLALIPHILLQKKRHPVSTVSWILCILLLPGLGGIIYLFFGINRVQRRSLSKERANQSLAPKLPQVIQNQLLSNDEYLVVNQNLMRLAQNIAHTVPTYGNSLELLTDTNRTLGLIKQAIMNARHSLHLEYYIWQPDQSGTMMRDLLIEKAKAGVEVRFLYDGLGSMYLRRRFFKPMIEAGIQVAPFLPGATFRERWSLNLRNHRKIVIVDGNLAFTGGMNIGDEYLGLHQDLGFWRDTHLKIEGPETLQLQQVFAEDWLFATGEALTHSQYYPHPETDGNVTAQTLCSGPEKNADVFLTLMFAAINEARESLLLTTSYFVPPESLTTALESAARRGVHVKLLVSGKSANPSTVHAGRSYYDSLLDAGVEIYEYNKGILHSKTLTIDGCWSLVGTANFDFRSLILNFEVGLAIYDRKFAQRLRETTEQDILDARKITEEEWEQRGKLVILKQNIYRLFAPVM is encoded by the coding sequence ATGGACTGGATTACAGCAGCGGTCACCATCAGTGGCTACCTGATAACGCTGGCTCTGATTCCGCATATCCTGCTGCAGAAAAAACGCCATCCGGTCTCCACAGTCTCCTGGATCTTATGTATCCTCCTGCTCCCGGGTCTGGGAGGGATCATCTACCTCTTCTTTGGGATCAATCGCGTTCAACGACGGTCGCTCTCCAAAGAGCGTGCCAACCAGTCGCTGGCGCCCAAACTCCCCCAGGTTATTCAGAATCAGTTGCTTTCCAATGATGAGTACCTGGTAGTGAATCAAAACCTGATGCGGCTTGCCCAGAATATTGCACATACCGTCCCCACATATGGGAACAGTTTAGAGCTGTTGACGGATACCAATCGAACCCTGGGCCTGATCAAACAGGCGATCATGAACGCCCGGCACTCTCTGCATCTGGAGTACTACATCTGGCAGCCGGATCAGTCAGGAACCATGATGCGCGATCTGCTCATTGAAAAAGCAAAGGCAGGCGTGGAAGTCCGTTTTCTGTATGATGGTCTCGGATCGATGTACCTGAGACGCCGTTTTTTCAAGCCGATGATTGAGGCCGGAATCCAGGTAGCCCCCTTCCTGCCGGGTGCGACTTTTCGCGAACGCTGGTCGCTCAATTTACGCAACCATCGCAAAATAGTGATCGTGGACGGCAACCTGGCATTCACCGGTGGCATGAATATCGGGGATGAGTACCTGGGGCTCCATCAGGATCTTGGTTTCTGGCGGGATACACATCTGAAAATTGAAGGTCCGGAGACGCTCCAGTTGCAGCAGGTCTTCGCGGAGGACTGGCTTTTTGCCACGGGTGAAGCCCTGACGCATTCTCAGTACTATCCCCATCCTGAAACCGACGGGAATGTGACAGCTCAGACGCTCTGTTCGGGACCGGAAAAAAACGCGGACGTCTTTCTCACCCTGATGTTCGCTGCCATCAACGAAGCCCGTGAAAGCCTGCTGTTGACCACCTCATACTTCGTCCCGCCGGAATCGCTGACCACCGCTCTGGAATCAGCCGCGCGGCGTGGGGTTCATGTCAAACTTCTGGTATCCGGAAAATCTGCGAATCCCTCAACGGTCCATGCCGGCCGCTCCTATTACGATTCATTGCTCGATGCCGGTGTGGAGATCTATGAATACAACAAAGGGATTCTACATTCCAAAACACTTACGATCGACGGCTGCTGGTCTCTCGTGGGCACTGCCAATTTCGATTTCCGCAGTCTGATCCTGAATTTTGAAGTCGGCCTGGCAATCTATGACCGGAAATTTGCCCAGCGACTGCGAGAGACAACAGAGCAGGATATCCTCGATGCGAGAAAAATCACCGAGGAAGAGTGGGAACAGCGCGGCAAACTGGTCATTTTAAAGCAGAACATCTATCGGCTGTTTGCGCCGGTCATGTAG
- a CDS encoding alpha-2-macroglobulin family protein, protein MSKFQIKNCVLWSLMVVSLTFLGVYLLAAEKSSPEARSLADSYQKQGNYRDAWNLYQKLATEQGSSATEVVHDLQQGIQCLQRLNRGSEVDDFRAAVLKVHGDQPRVLAKLAETLVQGPHFGYIIDGKFIRGHQRGGRRYVNTAEQDRLRALQLMSQAVEELKPADDPALAADIYADYAKYLIFGRQGRAAWKLQILTDLNEIPDYQSVGAQPGNWFRGAPSGGPDGAPVDADGKPIYYRVPQSWETATNDGERWRWMLAASVKQEPGREARVLLEIANFNRSQFGVQTMQSYFPMLFRARGTEDEKSEEQVNPFSLESLKQTETMARLATGIQRFELPDDQNFILLYQKVVSLGKSSQAESALSQLTSVFENRRQYPEAAKYLQQNIREYGDPHQNKQKHLNQIVGNWGEFSPHGTQPAGQGAKVDYRFRNGKQVSFEAYEVHVEELLNDVKGYLKTHPERLDWNRINISNLGYRLVHEQQKKYQGKLVSRWEMELDPLKGHLDRRITVTTPLQNAGAYLLIAKLKDGNTSRIIVWLDDTVIVHKRMADRTFYFVADARTGQPVPNANLEFFGYQNKYISRNQRETLTANFAEQTDENGQAFPEEGLLKREFQWITIARTQSGRFAYQGFDRFWYQRSSHEQYHVNKIYGITDRPVYRPGQKVDYKFWVRNVGYDLSKSEEALFDKHTVTLKLLGRDQKQIFEKTLTTDEYGGVNGDWKIPEDADLGSYTFRVEVKYAFPPGQNRNRKFASTFSFRVEEYKKPEYEVSVEAPEEPVALGDTITAKIKANYYFGSPVTNAEVKYKVTRTSYQQHWYPYDPWNWLYGSGYWWFTGDYDWYPGWGRWGCVAPGPWWIHHRSAPPEVVMSNTVPINSNGEVEIKIDTALAKAIHGDEDHRYEITAEVVDESRRTIVGKGSVLVARKPFKVFAWMNRGYYKVGDTMIASFKAQTLDQKPVQGTGKIVLYRVTYNEQGEPDETAVQEWAVNPGEDGTATQKMSATQAGQYRVAYTVTDQKGKEIEGGCLFSIRGAGFDGKEYRFNDLEIIVEKKNYQPGEKVRLLINTNQPGSTVLLFLRPVNGIYQAPHVLKLAGKSTVYELDLTRNDLPNLFVEAVTIHQGHVYTEAREIAVPPEKRVVNLEVDPSETEYKPGQDATVKLKVTDVEGKPVEGSLVVSVYDKSVEYISGGSNVGDIKAFFWKWKRSHHPLTYDSLTRGFHNLLKPHEIGMQVLGTFGHLIRESEDKAKKFGDMEGAAWGVGSMRRSNVAGATPMAAAPESMMLMEKQSGAAVASADSTAVVEPVVRQKFADTAFWNGAITTDQNGLAEVSFKMPENLTSWKIRSWSMGAGTMVGEGEQEVVTRKNLIVRLQAPRFFTETDEVVLSANVHNYLKTSKDVKVVLELDGDTLEPLDELTQTVNIDANGEKRVDWRVKAARAGFAVIRMKALTDEESDAMQMTFPVKVHGILKTESFTGTIRPEDHSAQISFQIPGQRKTELSRLELRYSPSLAGAMVDALPYLIYNPHKTTDCTLYRFLPTVMTQNILKRMGLNLQEIERKRTNLNAQEIGDDQKRAEQWKRYAQNPVFSQAEVDRIVKQGVADLTSMQLSDGGWGWFSGWQERSSPFFTARVVQGLALAKQNDIALVPGTLERGIEWLKAYQQRELQKLLNAPSKTKPYKQYASNLDAYVLMVLVDQGIANEQMYDFLYRDRTKLSVYALGMLGLASHKLERQDRVAMLMDNMDQYLVQDQENQTAYLNLPESNWWWYWYGNEVEANAYYLKLLSKVDPQNPKAAQLVKYLLNNRKHATYWSSVSDTAIAVEALAEYWSASGEDQPDLTLEVYLDGEKQKEVKITADDLFTFDNKFVLEGEALTSGAHRLEIRKQGQGPLYYNAYVTYFTKEKFITAAGLEIKVQRKYYQLIPEDAEIKTAGSQGQVVGQRVEKYRRKEITYERALKSGDLVEVELIFESKNDYEYLVFEDFRAAGLEAVELRSGYSNTGLGAYQEFRDDRVVFYIRQLARGTSSLRYRLRAEIPGKFSGLPATGEGMYAPELKANSDEMKLQITD, encoded by the coding sequence ATGTCGAAGTTTCAAATAAAAAATTGCGTTCTCTGGTCTTTGATGGTGGTCAGTCTGACTTTCCTGGGAGTCTATCTTCTGGCGGCAGAAAAAAGTTCCCCGGAAGCGCGATCTCTGGCAGACAGTTATCAGAAACAGGGAAATTATCGAGATGCCTGGAATCTCTATCAGAAACTGGCGACAGAGCAGGGTAGCTCTGCAACAGAAGTCGTACATGACTTGCAGCAGGGCATTCAGTGTCTGCAGCGTCTGAACCGAGGCAGTGAAGTTGATGATTTTCGTGCAGCGGTCTTGAAAGTCCACGGCGACCAGCCACGCGTACTGGCAAAACTCGCGGAAACTCTGGTTCAGGGACCCCACTTTGGATACATCATTGATGGAAAGTTCATTCGTGGGCATCAACGCGGGGGACGCCGCTATGTGAATACAGCGGAGCAGGATCGACTGAGGGCGCTGCAACTGATGTCGCAGGCGGTGGAAGAGTTGAAACCGGCAGATGACCCGGCACTGGCGGCTGACATTTATGCCGACTATGCGAAATATCTCATCTTTGGTCGTCAGGGGAGAGCTGCCTGGAAGCTCCAGATCTTGACCGATCTCAATGAAATTCCTGATTATCAGAGCGTCGGGGCTCAACCTGGTAACTGGTTTCGAGGCGCTCCCAGCGGGGGACCGGACGGGGCTCCCGTCGATGCGGATGGGAAGCCGATCTATTATCGCGTGCCTCAATCCTGGGAGACTGCAACCAACGATGGAGAACGCTGGCGGTGGATGCTGGCCGCATCGGTCAAGCAGGAACCTGGGCGGGAAGCGCGCGTGCTGCTCGAAATTGCCAATTTTAACCGCAGTCAGTTTGGTGTTCAGACGATGCAGAGTTATTTTCCAATGCTGTTCCGTGCACGGGGGACGGAAGATGAAAAATCTGAGGAACAGGTCAATCCTTTTTCACTGGAGAGCCTGAAGCAGACAGAAACCATGGCTCGCCTGGCGACGGGAATTCAGCGATTTGAACTTCCCGACGACCAGAATTTTATCTTGCTCTATCAGAAAGTGGTCTCCTTAGGGAAAAGCAGCCAGGCGGAATCGGCACTGTCACAGTTGACCAGTGTCTTTGAGAACCGGAGACAATATCCTGAGGCTGCCAAATACCTGCAGCAGAATATTCGCGAGTATGGCGATCCTCATCAGAATAAGCAGAAGCACCTCAATCAAATCGTCGGGAACTGGGGAGAATTCTCTCCCCATGGGACACAGCCTGCAGGTCAGGGAGCGAAAGTCGATTACCGGTTCCGGAACGGGAAACAGGTCAGCTTTGAAGCTTATGAAGTCCACGTCGAAGAATTATTGAATGATGTGAAAGGCTATCTCAAGACGCACCCGGAACGACTGGACTGGAATCGGATCAATATTTCCAATCTGGGATACCGGCTGGTTCACGAACAACAGAAAAAATATCAGGGAAAGCTGGTTTCTCGCTGGGAGATGGAACTCGATCCCCTCAAGGGGCATCTCGACCGACGCATTACCGTGACCACACCTCTGCAAAACGCGGGAGCGTATCTCCTGATTGCAAAATTGAAAGATGGCAATACCAGCAGGATCATTGTCTGGCTGGATGATACTGTTATCGTGCACAAACGGATGGCTGACCGTACCTTCTATTTTGTGGCAGATGCGCGAACGGGGCAGCCTGTGCCAAATGCGAATCTGGAGTTCTTTGGATACCAGAACAAATACATCTCCCGCAATCAGAGAGAGACTTTGACAGCGAATTTTGCAGAGCAGACCGATGAAAATGGTCAGGCCTTTCCGGAAGAGGGTCTGTTGAAACGTGAATTTCAGTGGATCACCATCGCCCGCACACAGTCTGGCCGTTTTGCTTACCAGGGGTTCGATCGGTTCTGGTACCAGCGATCCAGTCACGAGCAGTATCACGTTAACAAAATTTATGGAATCACCGATCGCCCCGTATATCGTCCCGGGCAGAAAGTGGATTATAAATTCTGGGTTCGAAATGTTGGTTATGATTTGTCGAAATCTGAAGAGGCACTGTTTGACAAGCATACTGTGACTTTGAAACTCTTGGGCAGGGATCAGAAACAGATCTTTGAAAAGACTCTCACCACAGATGAGTATGGTGGTGTGAATGGGGACTGGAAGATTCCAGAGGATGCAGACCTGGGCAGCTACACGTTTCGAGTCGAAGTGAAGTATGCTTTTCCACCAGGACAGAACCGAAATCGAAAATTCGCTTCGACGTTCTCATTTCGGGTCGAGGAATATAAAAAGCCGGAATATGAAGTCTCTGTCGAGGCTCCAGAGGAACCGGTGGCGCTGGGCGATACGATCACAGCAAAAATTAAAGCAAACTACTATTTCGGCAGCCCGGTAACCAATGCTGAAGTCAAGTATAAGGTGACGCGAACCTCCTATCAGCAGCACTGGTATCCTTACGATCCCTGGAACTGGTTATATGGTTCCGGGTACTGGTGGTTTACCGGCGATTATGACTGGTATCCCGGCTGGGGACGCTGGGGGTGTGTGGCTCCCGGTCCCTGGTGGATTCATCATCGCTCGGCACCGCCGGAAGTGGTCATGTCAAATACGGTGCCCATTAATTCCAATGGTGAAGTCGAAATCAAGATCGATACGGCTCTGGCGAAAGCCATTCATGGGGATGAAGACCATCGTTATGAAATCACCGCTGAGGTCGTTGATGAATCGCGACGGACGATCGTCGGAAAAGGATCGGTGCTGGTAGCCCGCAAGCCGTTCAAGGTCTTTGCCTGGATGAATCGGGGCTATTACAAAGTAGGCGATACGATGATTGCCAGCTTCAAAGCACAGACGCTCGATCAGAAACCCGTACAGGGGACGGGGAAGATCGTGCTGTACCGCGTTACCTATAACGAACAGGGAGAACCAGACGAAACCGCGGTTCAGGAGTGGGCCGTCAATCCCGGGGAAGACGGGACCGCAACTCAGAAGATGTCAGCAACTCAAGCAGGGCAATATCGGGTCGCTTACACTGTGACCGATCAAAAAGGGAAAGAGATCGAAGGAGGCTGTCTGTTTTCCATTCGCGGAGCAGGATTTGATGGTAAGGAATATCGCTTCAATGATCTGGAAATCATTGTCGAAAAGAAAAACTATCAGCCGGGCGAAAAGGTGCGTCTGTTGATCAATACGAATCAGCCGGGCAGCACCGTTCTGCTGTTCCTCCGGCCGGTGAATGGGATTTATCAGGCGCCGCACGTACTCAAGCTGGCCGGAAAAAGCACGGTCTACGAACTGGATCTGACCCGCAATGATCTGCCCAATCTGTTTGTAGAGGCAGTGACGATTCACCAGGGGCATGTGTATACCGAAGCCCGGGAAATTGCGGTCCCGCCGGAGAAGCGGGTGGTGAACCTGGAAGTAGACCCCTCGGAAACAGAATATAAACCCGGACAGGATGCCACGGTAAAGCTGAAAGTTACCGATGTCGAGGGGAAGCCGGTCGAGGGTTCCCTGGTAGTCAGCGTCTATGACAAGAGTGTGGAATACATCAGTGGTGGTTCCAATGTGGGGGATATCAAAGCATTTTTCTGGAAATGGAAACGCTCGCACCATCCCCTGACATACGACAGTCTGACGCGCGGTTTTCATAATCTGCTCAAGCCGCATGAGATTGGCATGCAGGTACTGGGTACCTTTGGGCATCTGATACGAGAGTCGGAAGATAAGGCCAAAAAGTTCGGGGACATGGAAGGTGCTGCCTGGGGAGTGGGGTCCATGCGACGTTCGAACGTGGCCGGCGCAACTCCCATGGCGGCAGCACCAGAATCAATGATGCTGATGGAGAAACAGTCGGGTGCGGCTGTTGCCTCGGCTGATTCAACTGCTGTGGTTGAGCCCGTTGTGCGTCAGAAATTTGCTGACACCGCCTTCTGGAATGGTGCGATTACCACCGATCAAAATGGTCTGGCCGAAGTTTCCTTCAAAATGCCGGAGAACCTGACAAGCTGGAAGATTCGCAGCTGGTCGATGGGCGCGGGCACCATGGTGGGTGAGGGAGAACAGGAAGTGGTTACCCGAAAAAATCTCATCGTTCGCCTGCAGGCGCCCCGATTCTTCACTGAAACGGACGAAGTAGTATTAAGTGCCAACGTACATAACTATTTGAAGACCTCTAAAGATGTAAAGGTCGTTCTCGAACTCGACGGAGATACTCTGGAACCACTGGATGAACTGACTCAGACCGTTAACATTGACGCCAACGGCGAGAAGCGGGTGGACTGGCGCGTCAAAGCAGCTCGCGCAGGCTTCGCCGTGATTCGTATGAAGGCTCTCACGGATGAAGAATCTGATGCGATGCAGATGACTTTTCCGGTCAAGGTGCATGGAATTTTGAAGACGGAGTCCTTTACCGGAACCATTCGTCCCGAGGATCACTCGGCACAGATCAGCTTCCAGATTCCTGGCCAGCGGAAAACGGAACTCAGTCGACTGGAGTTGCGTTATTCACCCTCACTGGCAGGGGCGATGGTCGATGCTCTGCCATACCTCATCTATAATCCTCACAAAACTACGGACTGTACGCTGTATCGTTTTCTGCCGACCGTGATGACGCAGAACATTCTCAAACGGATGGGACTGAATCTGCAGGAAATCGAACGGAAACGGACGAATCTGAATGCCCAGGAGATCGGTGACGACCAAAAACGAGCAGAACAGTGGAAACGCTATGCTCAGAACCCGGTCTTCAGCCAGGCTGAGGTCGATCGGATTGTCAAGCAGGGCGTAGCGGATCTGACCAGCATGCAGCTTTCGGACGGGGGCTGGGGCTGGTTCTCCGGCTGGCAGGAACGCTCTTCTCCCTTCTTTACCGCGCGGGTAGTACAGGGGCTGGCACTCGCGAAGCAGAACGATATTGCATTGGTGCCTGGTACTCTGGAACGCGGAATTGAATGGTTGAAAGCCTATCAGCAGCGCGAGCTGCAGAAACTGCTCAATGCCCCCTCCAAAACGAAACCCTACAAACAGTATGCTTCCAACCTGGATGCCTATGTGTTGATGGTGCTGGTGGATCAGGGGATTGCTAACGAGCAGATGTACGATTTTCTCTATCGGGATCGAACGAAATTATCTGTCTATGCACTGGGCATGCTGGGGCTGGCGTCTCACAAACTGGAGCGTCAGGATCGAGTGGCGATGCTGATGGATAACATGGACCAGTATCTGGTTCAGGATCAGGAGAACCAGACGGCTTACCTGAATCTGCCGGAAAGCAACTGGTGGTGGTACTGGTATGGTAATGAAGTGGAAGCGAACGCTTATTACCTGAAGCTGCTCTCCAAAGTCGATCCGCAGAATCCCAAAGCGGCGCAGTTGGTCAAGTACCTGCTCAATAACCGCAAACACGCGACCTATTGGAGTTCCGTCTCGGATACTGCGATCGCAGTAGAAGCATTGGCCGAATACTGGTCTGCCAGTGGCGAGGATCAACCTGATTTGACACTCGAAGTCTACCTGGATGGCGAGAAGCAGAAAGAGGTGAAAATCACCGCCGACGATCTGTTTACGTTCGACAATAAATTCGTACTGGAAGGCGAAGCATTGACCTCGGGGGCCCATCGTCTGGAAATCCGTAAGCAGGGGCAAGGTCCGTTGTATTACAATGCTTACGTGACCTATTTCACGAAAGAGAAATTTATTACTGCGGCTGGCCTGGAAATCAAAGTACAGCGCAAATACTACCAGTTGATTCCCGAAGATGCAGAGATTAAGACTGCGGGATCCCAGGGGCAAGTGGTCGGTCAACGAGTCGAAAAGTACCGACGCAAGGAGATTACCTATGAGAGAGCTCTTAAGAGTGGCGACCTGGTCGAGGTCGAATTGATCTTCGAAAGTAAAAATGATTACGAGTATCTCGTCTTCGAGGATTTCCGGGCAGCTGGTCTGGAGGCAGTGGAACTGCGGAGCGGTTATTCGAATACCGGTCTGGGCGCGTACCAGGAATTTCGAGATGATCGTGTGGTGTTCTACATCAGACAATTAGCCCGTGGCACAAGCAGTCTGAGATATCGTTTACGAGCCGAAATCCCAGGTAAGTTCAGCGGTTTGCCGGCAACAGGAGAAGGTATGTATGCACCGGAGCTGAAAGCAAATTCCGACGAGATGAAGCTGCAGATCACTGACTGA